In Microbulbifer sp. GL-2, the following are encoded in one genomic region:
- a CDS encoding matrix metalloproteinase-11, which translates to MSSADKGSSKENLKLKLKSKKECDSCVEPVVHKYGANKLCVTDKVGFPTLGNKSPLDLVLHSGEGYIPLWEKGATLRWKFDKESLKYFKNPDEIKGYIRALLGEALLKWGDASPVRFNENPNVWDFKIRVEPTENCSVVGCTLARAFFPNPGRNELVLYPTMFEQSRKEQVDTMIHELGHIFGLRHFFADVKEKAWPSVIYGEHKPFSIMNYGEKSELTEADKNDLKNLYKLAWAGELTEIDDAQIKFVKPCHETILLETMPYECSHG; encoded by the coding sequence ATGTCATCAGCAGATAAAGGTTCGTCAAAAGAAAACCTTAAGTTGAAGCTTAAGTCAAAAAAAGAATGTGATTCTTGTGTTGAACCCGTAGTTCATAAATATGGAGCCAATAAGCTTTGTGTCACCGACAAGGTTGGATTTCCTACTTTAGGTAATAAATCCCCGTTGGATCTGGTGTTGCATAGCGGTGAAGGGTACATTCCATTATGGGAGAAGGGCGCGACTCTGAGATGGAAGTTTGATAAGGAATCACTGAAGTATTTTAAAAATCCAGATGAGATAAAGGGGTATATTCGTGCTCTCCTGGGAGAGGCATTGTTGAAGTGGGGCGATGCTTCCCCTGTGAGATTTAACGAGAACCCAAATGTTTGGGATTTTAAGATTAGGGTGGAGCCCACAGAGAACTGTAGTGTAGTTGGTTGTACTTTAGCGCGTGCCTTTTTTCCAAACCCGGGGCGCAATGAGTTAGTGCTTTATCCCACAATGTTTGAGCAAAGTCGGAAGGAGCAGGTTGACACAATGATTCATGAGTTGGGTCATATATTCGGGCTTAGACATTTTTTTGCAGATGTGAAGGAAAAGGCCTGGCCCAGTGTGATTTATGGTGAGCACAAGCCTTTCTCAATTATGAATTATGGAGAAAAAAGTGAACTCACAGAAGCTGATAAGAATGATTTGAAAAATCTGTATAAATTGGCATGGGCAGGTGAGCTTACAGAAATTGATGACGCACAAATCAAGTTTGTTAAGCCATGTCATGAAACTATCCTTCTTGAAACAATGCCTTATGAATGTTCACATGGATAA
- a CDS encoding DUF1428 domain-containing protein gives MYKISGELSVQYQLLEDFQMSYADGFVAAVPTANKESYLEHAKVAAEIFKAQGALKIVETWGDDIPSGEVTSFPMAVKCAENETVVFSWVIWPSKEVRDRGWQVVMDDPRMHSEQNPMPFDGKRLIYGGFNVILEQ, from the coding sequence TTGTATAAAATCAGTGGTGAGTTATCTGTCCAATATCAATTATTAGAGGATTTTCAAATGTCTTATGCAGACGGTTTTGTAGCGGCTGTGCCTACAGCAAATAAAGAAAGCTATCTTGAGCATGCAAAAGTTGCTGCAGAAATCTTTAAAGCGCAAGGTGCTCTGAAAATTGTAGAGACGTGGGGGGATGATATACCGAGCGGTGAAGTAACTTCATTTCCTATGGCTGTAAAATGTGCTGAGAATGAAACAGTGGTATTCTCATGGGTTATATGGCCTTCTAAAGAGGTTCGTGACAGAGGGTGGCAAGTTGTTATGGATGACCCAAGAATGCACTCAGAGCAAAACCCAATGCCTTTTGATGGCAAGCGACTCATTTATGGTGGCTTTAATGTTATTCTTGAACAGTAA
- a CDS encoding class I SAM-dependent methyltransferase — MHHHKLFNDKSALYEGARPSYPSELFECLSNLSPSNELAWDCACGNGQAAVGLADKFDNIYATDISEEQIKNSKAHSKINYTVAPSEKCELPSESCDLVCVAQALHWFDYDAFWPEVLRVLKPGGIFSAWGYNWPILESNLESVFNRHILKIIAPYWAPQNKLMWNHYAEVNFPFEAIVVPKPTMEVNWSLDEFFDFIHTFSATRRCIEAIGDGFFSHAYDEASKVWGMPEERRGITFDFVLYVGRK; from the coding sequence ATGCACCATCACAAGCTGTTTAATGACAAGTCAGCGTTATATGAGGGTGCCAGGCCAAGTTATCCATCAGAACTGTTTGAGTGCTTATCTAATTTGAGTCCCTCGAATGAACTTGCGTGGGATTGTGCTTGCGGGAATGGGCAGGCCGCCGTAGGGTTGGCCGACAAATTTGATAATATATATGCTACAGATATTAGTGAAGAGCAGATCAAGAACTCCAAGGCACACTCTAAAATTAACTATACGGTAGCGCCGTCTGAGAAGTGTGAACTACCTAGTGAAAGTTGTGATCTTGTATGTGTGGCCCAGGCATTACACTGGTTTGATTATGATGCCTTTTGGCCAGAGGTTCTGAGGGTATTGAAGCCTGGAGGTATTTTTTCAGCCTGGGGTTACAATTGGCCAATCTTAGAGAGTAATTTGGAGTCTGTTTTTAATAGGCACATACTAAAAATAATAGCCCCTTACTGGGCGCCTCAGAATAAATTAATGTGGAACCATTATGCTGAGGTCAATTTCCCTTTCGAGGCCATAGTTGTTCCAAAACCAACCATGGAAGTTAACTGGAGCCTGGACGAGTTTTTTGATTTTATACATACATTCTCAGCTACACGTCGATGTATAGAGGCTATCGGAGACGGATTTTTCAGTCATGCCTATGATGAGGCGAGTAAGGTTTGGGGGATGCCTGAGGAAAGGAGGGGAATTACTTTTGATTTTGTACTATATGTTGGGCGTAAATAA
- a CDS encoding efflux RND transporter permease subunit — MIENILRFSIERRYFVLSLIFILVGLGVWSYQKLPIDAVPDITNVQVQINTEAPGYSPLEAEQRITYPVEAVLAGLPNLEYTRSISRYGLSQVTVVFKEGTDLYFARNLINSRLSAIKSNLPPELEPEMGPIATGLGEIFMYTVEALPGATQPNRQPYDATALREIQDWIIKPQLSLVPGVTELNTIGGYNKQYHVTPDPRQMLNFGVSMEDIAEALRRNNESRGAGYLEKNGRQLLVRSPGQLQNISEIEDVVIASRAGVPVKISDVAEVAIGKELRTGAATRDGKETVLGTAMMLVGENSREVARNVAEALERVKTTVPQGIKVEAVYDRTTLVDKAIATVQKNLVEGALLVIVVLFLLLGNIRAAFITAAVIPLSMLATIFGMVQTGVSANLMSLGALDFGLIVDGAVIIVENAIRRLAEAQHRNGGKLPLQERLELVFQATNEVIRPSLFGVLIITVVYIPLFTLTGVEGKMFHPMAATVVMALLAALVLSLTVVPAAVAVFLTGKISEKENKVIVATKYLYKPLLIAAMKVRWLVLSGAMTLVLFCSWLATTLGSEFIPQLNEGDIAMHALRIPGTGLEQSVEMQRLLEQRIKEFPQVDKVFAKIGTPEVATDPMPPNVADNFVILKPRDQWPNPKLPQEQLVAEIEEAVRQLPGNNYEFTQPIQMRFNELISGVRADLGIKVFGDDLDQLAASSNEILGVLNGIEGVADARVEQVEGLPVLSVVPKRIALARYGIDLKTLQDLVSTAIGGEEAGLIYEGDRRFQLVVRLPESLRRDYENLGDLPVPLPAGSALGSYVPLSEVASLEMTPAPNQISRENGKRRVVVTANVRDRDLGSFVEEARARIEQQVSLPAGYWLVYGGTFEQLESASTRLSIVVPLTLLVILGLLVMAFGSFKDALIIFTGVPLALTGGVLALWLRDMPLSISAGVGFIALSGVAVLNGLVMLSFIRQLRQQGGELLTSIIDGAMIRLRPVLMTALVASLGFVPMALNVGTGAEVQRPLATVVIGGIISSTLLTLFVLPLLYRIVHGRDGVIREITNLA; from the coding sequence ATGATTGAAAACATCCTGCGCTTCTCTATTGAGCGGCGCTACTTCGTTTTGTCCCTGATCTTTATATTGGTAGGGCTGGGGGTTTGGAGTTACCAGAAGCTCCCGATCGATGCGGTACCCGATATTACTAATGTTCAGGTGCAAATTAATACCGAGGCACCCGGCTATTCCCCCTTAGAGGCAGAACAGCGGATTACCTACCCAGTGGAAGCTGTTCTCGCCGGTCTGCCAAATCTGGAATATACCCGTTCAATTTCCCGCTATGGGCTGTCCCAGGTAACGGTAGTTTTTAAGGAGGGCACGGATCTCTATTTTGCGCGGAACTTAATTAATAGCCGCCTCAGCGCCATTAAGAGTAATCTGCCCCCGGAACTGGAACCGGAAATGGGGCCGATCGCCACTGGGCTCGGTGAAATTTTTATGTACACCGTTGAGGCATTACCCGGTGCTACCCAGCCAAATAGGCAACCCTACGATGCCACCGCCTTGCGCGAAATCCAGGACTGGATCATCAAACCGCAATTGTCCCTGGTACCCGGTGTTACTGAGTTGAACACCATTGGCGGCTATAACAAACAATATCACGTTACTCCCGATCCCCGGCAGATGCTCAACTTTGGTGTATCTATGGAAGATATTGCCGAGGCCCTGCGTCGCAACAATGAAAGCCGCGGTGCCGGTTATCTGGAGAAGAATGGTCGCCAATTGCTGGTGCGCTCACCAGGGCAGCTGCAAAATATCTCCGAAATTGAAGATGTAGTGATTGCCAGCCGCGCCGGCGTGCCGGTAAAAATTTCCGATGTGGCGGAAGTGGCTATTGGCAAGGAACTGCGCACCGGTGCCGCCACCCGCGATGGGAAGGAAACGGTACTGGGCACTGCCATGATGTTGGTGGGGGAGAATTCCCGTGAGGTAGCACGTAATGTAGCGGAAGCCCTGGAGCGGGTAAAAACTACGGTACCGCAAGGTATCAAGGTGGAGGCAGTTTATGATCGCACCACTCTGGTAGATAAAGCCATCGCCACAGTGCAAAAAAACCTTGTCGAAGGTGCGCTGCTGGTTATTGTCGTGCTGTTCCTGTTGCTGGGGAATATTCGTGCGGCCTTTATTACTGCTGCAGTTATTCCGCTCTCTATGCTCGCTACGATTTTCGGCATGGTGCAAACCGGCGTTTCCGCCAACCTGATGAGTCTTGGAGCCCTCGACTTCGGCCTGATTGTCGATGGGGCGGTCATTATTGTAGAGAACGCCATCCGCAGGCTTGCAGAGGCGCAGCACCGAAATGGTGGCAAGTTGCCGCTGCAAGAGCGCTTGGAGCTGGTATTCCAGGCCACCAATGAAGTTATTCGTCCAAGTTTATTCGGTGTACTGATTATTACTGTTGTATATATCCCGCTGTTCACCCTTACTGGTGTGGAGGGCAAAATGTTCCACCCAATGGCTGCAACTGTGGTGATGGCTCTGTTGGCTGCGCTGGTGCTTTCTCTGACCGTGGTTCCCGCAGCAGTTGCCGTTTTCCTCACTGGTAAAATCAGTGAGAAAGAAAACAAGGTGATCGTTGCCACCAAATACCTGTATAAGCCACTGCTTATTGCTGCGATGAAGGTTCGCTGGCTGGTGCTTTCCGGAGCTATGACGTTGGTATTGTTCTGTAGCTGGCTCGCCACCACACTTGGTTCGGAATTTATTCCCCAGCTCAACGAAGGCGATATCGCAATGCACGCCTTGCGCATTCCCGGTACCGGTCTGGAGCAATCGGTAGAAATGCAGCGTTTATTAGAGCAGCGTATTAAGGAGTTTCCACAGGTAGACAAAGTATTTGCCAAGATCGGTACACCAGAGGTGGCTACTGATCCAATGCCACCGAATGTGGCCGATAACTTTGTGATCCTGAAACCCAGGGACCAATGGCCTAACCCTAAACTGCCTCAGGAGCAATTGGTGGCGGAAATCGAAGAGGCTGTGCGCCAGTTGCCGGGCAATAATTATGAGTTTACCCAGCCAATCCAGATGCGTTTTAATGAACTGATTTCCGGTGTGCGCGCAGACCTGGGTATTAAAGTGTTCGGCGATGATCTGGATCAGCTGGCGGCATCTTCCAATGAAATTCTCGGCGTGCTGAATGGGATAGAAGGTGTTGCCGATGCGCGTGTAGAGCAGGTGGAAGGCTTACCGGTTCTCTCTGTGGTACCCAAACGCATCGCACTCGCCCGTTACGGTATCGATCTGAAAACTCTGCAGGATCTAGTGTCTACCGCTATTGGGGGTGAAGAGGCTGGCTTGATTTACGAAGGTGACCGTCGTTTCCAGCTGGTGGTACGTTTGCCGGAAAGTTTGCGCCGCGATTATGAAAACCTTGGTGATTTACCAGTGCCGTTACCCGCTGGCAGCGCATTGGGTAGCTATGTACCCCTGTCTGAAGTTGCCAGCCTGGAAATGACTCCAGCTCCCAACCAGATCAGCCGCGAAAACGGCAAGCGCCGGGTTGTGGTAACAGCTAACGTGCGCGATCGCGATCTGGGATCTTTCGTTGAAGAGGCGAGGGCGCGTATCGAGCAGCAGGTTTCTCTGCCCGCGGGATACTGGCTGGTTTACGGTGGTACTTTCGAGCAATTGGAATCTGCCAGCACCCGCCTTTCCATCGTTGTCCCACTGACGTTGCTGGTAATCCTAGGATTACTGGTAATGGCCTTTGGCTCATTCAAGGATGCCTTGATTATCTTTACCGGCGTTCCACTGGCCCTAACGGGAGGAGTCTTGGCCCTGTGGTTGCGTGATATGCCTTTGTCGATTTCAGCAGGGGTAGGATTTATTGCGCTTTCTGGTGTGGCAGTCTTAAATGGTTTGGTAATGCTCTCGTTTATCCGCCAGTTGCGCCAGCAGGGCGGTGAACTGCTGACCTCCATTATTGATGGAGCCATGATCCGCCTGCGCCCGGTATTAATGACCGCGCTGGTGGCCAGCCTCGGTTTCGTTCCGATGGCATTAAATGTAGGTACAGGAGCAGAGGTACAGAGACCGTTGGCAACGGTGGTGATTGGGGGGATTATTTCCTCTACGCTCCTGACCCTGTTTGTTCTGCCTTTGCTGTATCGGATTGTGCATGGAAGGGATGGAGTGATTAGAGAAATTACAAACCTGGCTTGA